The genomic window GTCGCAGGGGCGTCACTGATGGCCGACAACTGGCAGCGTGCACTACCCGCCTTCGGATTGACGCCTCGGTTGTTCGCCCCCTCGGGATCGGCGAGAAGGACCCACGATTCCGACTCGGTCACCTTCAGGACTATGCGGAATGTGGGGTACCCCGGTGATTGGCACGCCCGCTTCTCCCTACTGGCGGAGTTGCGCCGGGTGGGTCCCGACAGGCCGGACGCCATCATCGTCGCCACCCCGCTTCGGGTGGGGACGTTGGGACTCGCCACTGCGTCCATCCATGGCATTCCGCTCGTGGTCGTGCACTCGAGCGACATGTCTTCGATCGCCGAATACTTCGGTTCGTTTCGAGCGATGGCGTCCGCTGCATCGAAGCTCCTCGGCCTACATCTGCTCAGCGCGCCGGTACGTAGTGCCTTCTGGCGGCGTGAGGCGATGGCGGCAGCATTCCGCACACGTCGCCACGCGGGCGTGATCACTGTGCACGGCATCCGCGCCATCTACTCGGAGGCGGCTGCGATAGTCGTGTTGGGGGAGAAGATGCGGCGGGAGGTGGACTCCTGGAACATGACCGTTCCGGTGCACACCATTCCACTCGGCGTCGACAGGCTTCCGGTTCGAGACTCGCCCGTCACGGTGAAGTGGCCGGAGGGGCGATTGCGGTTGCTGTATGTCGGCCGCTTCTCTCGTGAGAAGAATGTCGAACTGCTGATCCACGCTGTGCGGCACGCAACTGATCGAGGTGTCGATGTCCACCTTGCATTGTGCGGCGAAGGACACATGGTCCGCCGACTTCGTGCGTTGGTTACCGAGCTGGGTCTCGACGACCGCGTCGATCTGATCGGTCCGTTCCCCCATGACGAGCTCCAGGCGGTCTATTCGAGCGCGGACGTGTTCGTGTTTCCGTCGAGGGCGGATTCGCAGGCGATGGCGCTGAACGAGGCTGCGCTCGAGGGACTTCCAATGATCGGATGCGACCCGCACGTCAACGCGGTGCTGGTCGACGGCCAGTCCGGAATCGTGATCGAAGACGACGCGGAACAGTGGGCTGGAGCCATCGAAACGATGACCGATGCGGACGTTCGCCGGTCTTTCGGGCTGCGAGCGCGTGAACTGGCCGAACGATCGTCCGAAAAGTCACAGATGTTCAAACTCGCGTCCGTCGTACATGACGCAATCGATCGCGCACGCTCCGGGCATTGACGCGGTGCCGGAAACTCGAAGCCTCGGCGCGCGTAGCAGGACTGTTGCACTATCCCCGCATCTCGACGACGCGGCGCTGTCCGCGGGAGGTTATCTGGCTGGGCGTATCGCCGAGGGCGCGCCTGCATCGGTCGTGTCGTTCTTCACCGCGGGACCCGAGCTGCCGACGCTTGCACCGAAGCTGCGGGTGTTCGGCGACTATTCCACTCGAATCCGCGAGGACGACGAGGCGATGGGCGTGTTGGGGGTTCAAGCCCGACGAATCGGGTTTCACGAGCGGATTTTCAGAGATCCGCCGCTGTCGCGATTGATCCAGGTGTTCCGGACCCCGGCAAGCGCAAACGAATTCGGCAAATTGGACTCCGTTCGCGAGGTTGTCCTCGAGATTCTCGCCGACGAGGATGTCGAGCTGCTGGCACCCCTCGGCGTCGGGAATCACGTCGACCACGTCGAGGTAGCCGTCGCTGCGCTTCACGCCGCTCGGGCGTGCGATGCCTTCGACCGCGTGTGGTTCTACGAGGACTTCTATGCGCTGTCGGAGTTGGCGCGTCGGCGTCATCCGGTGACGGCGCAGGCGCCCCTCGATGTCAGGAGCGCCGCGGGATGGGCGAGCCCGATTGCAGGCCTACGAACGGAATGCATCGCCCTGTTCGGTCGGGGACCGGCGAGCACCGAGCTGTTCGACGGCGATCTCGTGTGGACGATGCACTCCGAGAGCGTCGACGAACAGGAAACAACCAAACTCGCGGCAGTCGAGAAGTACCAGACGCAGACGGCGGAACTGGGTGGCGACCGGCAGTTGCGGGCAATGATCCGCCGCGCCCATTCGGGGCGCGGCGGCGAGCGATTCTGGTCGGCACGTCCGCGCTGAGGAACTTACCGATCGAGGATCAGACGCAGGGGGCTTGACCCATCGCGAGGATTTGGCACGCGCTCGCGTCGGACACTTTCCATCTGCCGTCGACCAGAACCCAGGTGTTCGGGGTAGGTGCGGTGGCACCGCGAGTGGTCGCGATGGTCACGGGCGCGGTTGCGGTCTCGCCTTCGACGCTCGGGGTGTCCACCTCGAACGTGATGGCGCCGTAGTTCGCCAACGCCGCTGTCATCTGTTCGAGATTTGCGAGACGGGTGCGACCGTTCTCGATCGTGTCCGCCTTGGTAGCCGCATCGACGTTCGGGTCGACGAGGAGAGCCAGTGACTGGGTCAGCTCTGCCGTTGTCGGGGCAGGCGCGGCCGCAGCTTCGGTCGTCTCCGAGATCGTCGGGGCCGAGGAATCCGAAATGTGATCGGCGTGATCGGAATCATCGCCGGAGCTGCATCCAGCGATGAGAATCGCGGCTGAGGCGGCCGCCAACACTGCTACCGATTTCTGCATTTTCACTGGTGAAGGCTCCTTCTCGTAAAGCGCAGGCGCGGCTTTGTCAGGCGAGGCTAACATGGCCGAACTCGGCTTCGTCGTTGCTGCCTTGCCAGGTAAGCAACACCACCGGGACGTGTCCACACGCACTTTTGCGCTCGTGCCGGTAGCGTTGACAGATCTTCACTGGGAGGAGTCGCTCATGAGCTCAACAGACAATCCGGATTCGGCTGCGGCCAGAGCGGAACTGGAAGACTTGCGTATCGAGGCGGCGTCGCTCAGACGCCAACTCGGTCAACTCGGAGAGTCACCGGAGCACGTACGCGAACTGGAGACACGCATCGACTCTCTGTCGCTGCGCAACTCCAAGTTGATGGACACGCTCAAGGAAGCCCGTCAACAGTTGATCGCCTTGCGGGAGGAGGTCGATCGTCTCGGGCAACCGCCGAGCGGCTACGGAATTCTCATGTCCGTCCACGAGGACGACACCGTCGACGTCTTCACATCCGGTCGCAAGATGCGACTGGCATGCTCGCCCAACATCGAGGCCGGCACGCTCGCACCGGGCCAGACGGTTCGACTCAACGAAGCACTCACGATCGTGGAGGCCGGATCGTTCGAGCAGGTGGGTGAAATAAGCACTCTCCGCGAGCTTCTCGGTGACGGCACCCGCGCGTTGGTCGTCGGGCACGCCGACGAGGAGCGTGTTGTGTGGTTGGCCAAACCTCTGTACGAGATGGCAAACGACGATTCACCGGATGACCCCGACGAGCCGTCACGCAAACTGCGCCCCGGCGACTCGCTGTTGGTGGACACCAAGGCCGGCTACGCGTTCGAGCGCGTTCCCAAAGCCGAGGTCGAGGACCTGGTGCTGGAAGAGGTTCCCGACGTCGGATACGAGGACATCGGCGGCCTGGGTCGCCAGATCGAACAGATCCGGGACGCAGTGGAACTCCCGTTCCTGCACAAGGATCTGTTTCGCGAGTATTCGTTGCGGCCACCGAAGGGCGTGCTGCTCTACGGACCTCCCGGGTGCGGCAAGACGCTGATTGCGAAGGCGGTCGCGAACTCGCTCGCCAAGAAGATCGCAGAGGCACGCGGACAGGATGCGAAAGAGGCGAAGTCCTTCTTCCTCAACATCAAAGGCCCCGAACTGCTCAACAAGTTCGTCGGTGAAACCGAACGGCACATCAGACTCATTTTCCAACGTGCACGCGAGAAGGCATCGGAGGGCACGCCTGTCATCGTGTTCTTCGACGAGATGGACTCGATCTTCCGTACTCGCGGCTCGGGGGTGTCCTCGGACGTCGAGACGACCGTTGTTCCGCAGCTTCTCGCCGAGATCGACGGCGTCGAGGGGCTGGAAAACGTCATCGTCATCGGTGCATCCAACCGCGAGGACATGATCGATCCGGCGATCCTGCGACCCGGCAGGCTCGATGTGAAGATCAAGATCGAGCGGCCCGACGCAGAATCGGCTCAGGACATCTTCTCGAAGTACCTGACCGATTCACTCCCGGTCAACGCAGACGATCTTGCCGAATTCGGTGGCGATCGTGCTGCGTGCATCCGCGCGATGATCGAACGTGTCGTCGAGCGGATGTACGCCGAGAGCGAGGACAACCGGTTCCTCGAGGTCACCTACGCCAACGGAGACAAGGAAGTTCTGTACTTCAAGGACTTCAACTCGGGCGCAATGATTCAGAACATCGTCGACAGGTCGAAAAAATACGCGATCAAGTCGGTCCTGGAATCGGGTACCCCAGGTCTTCGTGTTCAGCACCTTTTCGACTCCATCGTCGACGAGTTCGCCGAGAACGAGGATCTGCCCAACACCACCAACCCCGACGACTGGGCGCGGATCTCGGGCAAGAAGGGCGAGAGGATCGTCTACATCCGCACGTTGGTCACCGGGAAGACCGCGAGCGCATCGCGGGCGATCGACACCGAGTCCAACACCGGGCAATACCTGTAGAAGCATCACCTGTAGGAGCATCACCGAGAACGCTGTTCGTCGCCCGTGCACGGGCGCCGAACAGCGTTTCTTCGGTTTCCTGCTCCGTCGACGGTGACGCTCGGTGCGCTCCCACCGTCGACGATCACCTAGGCTCGGCGGTATGGAGCGCATCATCGGCATCGAGGTCGAGTACGGAATATCCTCTCCCACCGAACCGACGGCCAATCCGATTCTCACGTCCACTCAGGCCGTTCTCGCCTACGCGGCTGCTGCGGGTGTCCCACGCGCGAAGCGCACGAGGTGGGACTACGAGGTCGAATCACCGCTGCGGGATGCTCGCGGATTCGATCTAGGGCGCTTCAGCGGACCGGCACCGGTCATCGACGCCGACGAGGTCGGCGCCGCGAACATGATCCTCACGAATGGGGCGCGGCTCTACGTCGACCACGCTCACCCCGAGTACTCCGCCCCCGAGGTCCGCGACCCGCTCGACGCCGTCATCTGGGACAAAGCCGGCGAGCGCGTGATGGAAGCGGCCGCGAGGCACGCCTCGAGTGTTCCCGGAGCCCCTCGACTGCAGCTCTACAAGAACAACGTCGACGGTAAAGGTGCGTCGTACGGCACCCACGAGAACTACCTGATGTCTCGGGCGACGCCGTTCTCGGCGGTCATCGCCGGCCTGTCGCCGTTCTTCGCCTCACGCCAGGTCTTCACCGGCTCCGGACGCGTCGGGATCGGCCAGTCGGGCGACGAGTCGGGGTTCCAGCTGTCGCAGCGCGCGGACTACATCGAGGTCGAGGTGGGGCTCGAGACCACGCTCAAGCGCGGGATCATCAACACTCGCGACGAACCGCACGCAGACGCCGACAAGTACCGCCGACTGCACTGCATTATCGGCGACGCCAACCTCGCCGAGATGGCCACGTATCTCAAGGTCGGTACGACCGCGCTCGTTCTGGACATCATCGAAGCCGGGGTCGATCTGTCCGACCTACAGCTGGCCAGACCCGTCACCGCTGTTCACCAGATCAGTCACGACCCCACACTGCGGCAGGCAGTTGCCCTGGCTGACGGTCGCGAGTTGACTGCACTTGCGCTGCAGCGCATTTACCACCAACGCGTAGCCAAGTTCGTGGCGAGTGAGGGCAACGACGACCCGCGCGTCGCGGACATCCTCGACAAATGGGCGATGGTTCTGGATCTGCTCGAGCGCGACCCGATGGAGTGCGCGGACTTGCTCGACTGGCCGGCCAAGTTGCGGCTGCTCGAGGGTTTTCGCCAACGCGAAGGCCTGGGGTGGTCGGCGCCCCGGCTACATCTCGTCGACCTGCAGTACTCCGACGTTCGACTGGACAAAGGGCTGTACAACCGACTCGTCGCCAGAGGTTCGATGAAGCGTCTGGTCACCGAACAGCAGGTGCTCGACGCCATCTCGACACCTCCGTCGGACACCCGCGCGTACTTCCGCGGGGAGGTGCTTCGCAAGTTCGGCGCCGATATCGCGGCCGCGAGTTGGGATTCGGTCATCTTCGATCTCGGTGGGGACTCGCTTGTGCGGATCCCGACCCTCGAACCCCTTCGCGGCAGCAAAGCGCATGTCGGCGATCTGCTCGAGTCGGCCGAGACCGCGGCTGAACTCGTCGAGCAACTGACCACCTGACGAGATCCGCGGTGTCTTGTCGCCCCTGGAGGGGTCCGAATCGGTAGGGTGAAGGTCCGAGCAGGTATGGCGAATACGTAAGGAGGTCGGCGACTATGGCACAAGAGCAGACACGGCGCTCTGGCGGTGGCGACGGCGACGACGAGGTCCCCGGCGAGGCCGGTGGTGGTCAGGAACGACGCGAGAAGCTTGCGGAAGAAACCGACGACCTCCTCGACGAGATCGACGACGTGCTCGAGGAGAACGCAGAAGACTTCGTGCGTGCCTACGTCCAGAAGGGCGGCCAGTGACGGTGGATCGTACGGCCAATTCGGCATCAGCCGACCTACTGCCGCAATTCGGTTCGCATCATTCTTCGTTCATCGATCACCTTCGCGATCACGCACCGCACCTCCTTCCGGAGAATCGGATGACTCCACCCAACAGTTCCATGTCCGATGTGGCCCCGCATGGCACGACCATCGTGGCGGTGACCTTCGCGGGTGGGGTTCTGCTTGCCGGTGATCGTCGCGCAACCCAGGGCAATCTGATTGCCAACCGGGACATGCAGAAGGTGTTCGTCACCGATGAGTACTCGGCGGCAGGCATCGCCGGCACCGCGGGAATCGCTATCGAACTGGTGCGGTTGTTCGCGGTCGAACTCGAACATTACGAAAAGATCGAGGGAGTTCCGCTCACCTTCAACGGCAAGGCGAACAAGCTGTCGTCGATGGTGCGCAGCAACCTGGGTGCGGCAATGCAGGGTCTGGCCGCCGTCCCTCTTCTCGCCGGGTTCGACGTCGACATCTCCGATCCGGAGCGTGCCGGGCGGATCGTGTCCTACGACGTGGTCGGTGGACGATACGAGGAGAGATCCGGGTATCACGCGGTGGGATCCGGATCGTTGTTTGCGAAATCGGCCCTGAAGAAGTTGTACGCACCAGGTCTGAGCGAAGACGACGCGCTCCGGGCGGTCGTCGAATCGCTGTTCGACGCCGCAGACGACGATTCGGCCACCGGTGGTCCCGACATCACCCGTGGGATCTATCCGACCGCCGTGACCATCACCAGTGTGGGGGCGACCGAGGTCGCCGAAGCGCGCATATCCGAGGCAGCCCGCGGCGTCGTTGCCGAGCGTGCTGCGCTTGCCGCGCAGGCACAGAACGGGGGGACTGCCTCATGACCATGCCGTATTACGCGTCGGCCGAACAGATCATGCGCGACCGTTCGGAGTTGGCGCGCAAGGGAATCGGCCGCGGACGAAGCGTCATCGTGTTGTCGTTCGCCGACGGCGTCCTCTTCGTAGCCGAGAACCGGTCGTCGGCGCTTCACAAGGTCAGCGAGCTGTACGACCGCCTCGGCTTCGCCGCGGTAGGAAAGTACAACGAGTTCGAGAACCTTCGTAAGGCGGGCATTCTGCACGCAGATACCAAGGGGTACACCTACGACAGACGCGACGTCACAGGACGCTCCCTGGCCAAGACGTATGCGCAGGCGCTCGGCACTATCTTCACCGAGCAACTCAAACCGTACGAGGTGGAGATCTGTGTTGCCGAGGTCTCGCATTCGGACGAGCCGGTAGCGAGCCAGCTGTACCGCATCACCTACGACGGCTCGATCGTCGACGAGCAGGATTTCGTCGTCATGGGTGGCACGACCGAACCGATCGTGACGGCTCTGCGCGAGTCGTACCGTCCCGGCCTGGATCTTGCGACCGCGGTGGCGATTTCGGTGGCAGCGCTCGCCGCTGGAGCCACACCGCCGCCGAACGGCGGTGAGACGGAGAAGAAGCCCTTGGAGGTGAGCTCGCTCGAGGTCGCAGTACTGGACCAGGCTCGCCCTCGGCGTGCGTTCAGACGTATCGCCGGCGCAGCGCTGCAGGAGATGCTTCCGGCAGAGCCCGAAGCAGTGACGCCGGAACCGTCTGTCGACGAGTGAAAACCACCGATGTCGAGTAGCTAGCCGATCTCGTCGCGACCGGTTGGATCTTCTCGAAGCGGCCTCGTTCCCTACCTTTCTCGGTAGCGAACGAGGCCGTTGTCATCTGTCTCGGTAGCGAACGAGACCGTTGTCATCTGTCTCGGTAGAGAACGAGACCGCTGTCATCGACGCCGAAGGCGAACGTCCGTCCGTCCGCAGTCACCTCTCCGTCCGTCGCGAGTGCGACCTCGGGGCCGATCACATCGACCTCGAGGGTGCGTGCGGACGAGTGAACGTACGTGGCCGACGAACCGAGCGTTCCCGTCAGGGCTGCGATGATCAGCCGGGTTCTCGACAAGAACGGTGTCGAGGGTAGGTAGCGGATGTCGAGTGTGCCGGATCCGATCGACGGACGTGACATGGGCACCTGGTCGCTCGGCGAGTACTGGCCGTTGCCGACGAACAGCATCCACACCGATTGCGGTCTGCCGTCCAGCGTGATCTCCAACGGCTGCGCTTTGGCCAGAACTCGAGTCATGGCCACTGCGGCAGCGGGCCATTTACCGATGCGCGACTGCAGCTTCCCTCGCAACCGTACGGAATCGGGATAGCCGCCGAACGTCGCGGTGTTGACGAACGGGACACCGTCCTTGCCGTCTACGACGACTCGGGCGAGATCCACATGCGCGGCCGTGCCGCGCTGTACCGCCGAGGCCGTGGATTCCACGTCCGCGACGCCGGCATCACGGGCGAAGTGGTTGAGCGTGCCGCCGGGGAACACCGCCAGCGGAAGCCTGTGTCGAACGGCAGATTCTGCGACGCTCACAATCGTTCCGTCACCGCCGCAGACGCCGAGAGCTCGTGGTCCGAGCGCGGTGATCCGGTCCTCGAGTTGGTCGGTGAAGTCGCCCTCTGCATCCGGCTCGAAGATCTCTGCGTCGGGGAGAAGCTCGCGAATCGATTTCTCGGTGGTGTCATCCGAACCGGACCCCGGATTGAGAAGAACGAGCAGGCCCCGTCCTCCGGGTAGTGCGGCGACCTCGACTTCTTCGCCGAGCACCGCCGGCTCCTCGGTACGAACGGCCCACCATCGACGTGTCGACAGCGCGATGGCGCTACCCAAAGCTGCGCCCGCCACCACGTCGGACGGCCAGTGAACACCGGTATGCACCCTCGAATAGCAGACTGCGGCAGCCACAGGCGCCAGGATCGCTCCTGCGAGTGGACTTTCGAGAGCAACGCCGGTCACGAATGCGGCGGCCGATGCCGAATGTCCCGACGGGAAGGACGAGGACACCGGTGGCGACAGCAGCCTGCGGACCAATGGAGTTCGCTCGAACTCTGGTCGGCTTCGGGGAAAGAGTGGCTTGAGCACTCCATTCGCGAGTGCGCTTGCCCCCCGCCACGGCAAGCAGACCGCGCACAGCACCTCTCCTTGTCGGGCCGGGACGCATCGCCAGCGCTCCCGCAGCCGCGACCCACAACCGAGAGTGATCCGCCGACTTGCTGAGCGAGCGCAATCCCGAGTCGGCAGTGGAGGCTCGACTCGCTGCCGCAGCGTCGAAGAGTCGGACGTCCCACGCATGGATTCGGTCGGGCAATGGCAAGGGTGTCTCGGTCACACGATTCACCCTAGGCGTCGCAGAGAACCGACACAGCCGGCGTCGCCTCGCTACGGCGCTCGTTGGGGGAGTGTGCGTTGTACTGTCGAAGCGTGCAGCGACGAATTATGGGCATCGAGACCGAGTTCGGTGTCACGTGTACCTTTCACGGGCACAGGCGGCTGAGTCCGGACGAGGTGGCGCGCTACCTGTTCAGAAGAGTCGTGTCGTGGGGGCGCAGCTCCAACGTGTTCCTGCGCAACGGTGCACGGCTCTATCTCGACGTCGGTTCCCATCCGGAGTACGCGACCGCCGAATGCGACAGTCTCCTGCAGCTGGTCACCCACGACCGGGCTGGGGAGCGGGTGCTGGAGGATCTCCTCGTCGACGCCGAACAGCGTCTGGCCGAGGAGGGTATCGGCGGCGACATCTATCTGTTCAAGAACAACACCGATTCCGCAGGCAATTCGTACGGCTGCCACGAGAACTATCTGGTGCAGCGTGCAGGCGAGTTCTCACGCATCTCGGACGTTCTCCTGCCGTTCCTCGTCACACGACAGCTGATCTGCGGCGCGGGCAAGATTCTGCAGACACCGAAGGCTGCGACGTTCTGCCTCTCTCAACGCGCCGAGCACATCTGGGAGGGTGTGTCGTCTGCAACCACGCGGTCCAGGCCCATTATCAACACCCGTGACGAGCCCCATGCGGACGCGGAGAAGTACCGTCGTCTGCACGTCATCGTCGGCGATTCCAACATGGCCGAGACGACCACGATGCTCAAGGTCGGCACAGCTGCTCTCGTGTTGGAGATGATCGAGGCTGGTGTGTCGTTCCGAGACTTCGCTCTCGACAATCCGATTCGCGCGATCCGCGAAGTCAGTCACGATCTGACCGGTCGCCGGCCGGTCCGGCTCGCCGGAGGGCGACAGGCGAGCGCACTGGAGATTCAGCGTGAGTACTACGCCCGCGCCGTCGAGCACCTCCGGACGCGCGAACCCAATACTCAGGTCGAGCAGGTCGTAGACCTGTGGGGTAGGACGCTCGACGCCGTCGAGGCCCAGGATTTCGCGAAGGTCGACACGGAGATCGACTGGGTTATCAAGCGGAAGTTGTTCCAGCGTTATCAGGACCGCTACTCGATGGAACTGTCCGATCCCAAGATCGCACAACTCGATCTCGCGTACCACGACATCAAACGAGGCCGCGGAGTGTTCGATCTGCTGCAGCGCAAAGGGTTGGCCAAGCGAGTCACCGAGGATGAACAGATCGACGAAGCCGTAGAGCTTCCCCCACAGACGACACGCGCCAAGTTGAGAGGCGAATTCATCACGGCCGCGCAGGAGGCAGGTCGCGATTTCACCGTCGACTGGGTCCATCTCAAGCTCAATGACCAGGCCCAGCGCACCGTTCTGTGCAAAGACCCGTTCCGGTCCGTCGACGAACGGGTCGAACGCCTCATCGCGTCGATGTAGCCGACCCGCGTCGGACCGATAGGGTTCACAGGGTGGCGATCACCAAAGTCGAGCGGTTGATGAACCTTGTCATCTGTCTGCTGTCGACGCGTCAGTTCGTGACGGCGGAACGGATCAAGGACAGTGTGGCCGGATACGGCGACTCCGGGAGCGTCGAGGCTTTCAGTCGAATGTTCGAGCGCGACAAGAACGAGCTTCGTGATCTCGGTGTTCCTCTCGAGACCGGCATCTCCGTCGGGAACGGCGGCGTCGAGGGGTATCGCATCAATCGAGACGCCTACGAATTGCCGGACATCGACCTGACACGCGAGGAGTCCGCTGCCGTCGCCGTTGCCGTGCAGTTGTGGGAATCGCCGGAACTCACCTCGGCGGCGCAGAGTGCGTTGGTGAAGTTGCGCGCAGCGGGAATTCAGGTGGATCAGGACGAATCGGCGGCATCGGTCACTGCCGTTCCAGCGAGGACCAGAGGTTCGGAGCCCGCTCTCGGTGCTTTGCTCGCGGCGATCGACGCCGGTCGCTCGGTGCGGTTCCAGCACCGCGGCTCGACGACCGATCCGTTCACCACCCGCACAGTCGAGCCATGGGGTGTGGTCACGTTTCGCGGCCGGTGGTACCTCGTGGGACACGACGTCGACCGCGAGGACACGAGGACGTTCCGGCTGTCCCGAATCGGGGACGATGTCGCCGCCTTCGGCCCGGCAGGGAGCGTGCGCAAGCCAGACGAGATCGATCTGCAGGCAATCGTCGAGCGGGTCGCTGGTACAGCCGAGGTCAACGGAAGCGCGACGGTATGGGTCGCATCCGACGGCGCGACCGAGATCAGGCGAATGGGGTCCGTCGTGGAGGAACGAGTCGTCGGCGGGCGCCGAGGGTCGGTCGTGCGGATGCCGGTGCGATCCTGGGAGTGGGTGACGCGCTTGATCGCCGGTCACGGTTCCGATGCGCTGGTGCTCGATCCGCCCGAACTGCGGGCCGACGTCGTTGCGACACTCGGTGCGGCCGTGTCGGAGGGCGTTCGATGAGCGCGAAACTCTCGGTCCGGCTCGCCCGGCTGCTCAACATGGTCCCGTTCTTTCTCGCGAACCCGGGAATGAGCGCGGCGGAAGCCGCCCGCGAGCTGGGCGTGTCGACTGCGACGCTGATGACGGACCTGAACCAGCTGTGGATGTGTGGTCTGCCCGGATACGGCCCGGGCGACCTGATCGACCTCTCGTTCTCGGAGGACAGCATCGAGGTGACGTTTTCGGCCGGGATGGACCGGCCCTTGAGGTTGACCTCGACGGAAGCGACCGCGTTGCTGGTCGCTCTCCGATCGCTCACGTCGATGCCGGGGATGGTCGATCCGAGCGCGGCGCAGAGCGCGATCGCCAAGA from Rhodococcus sp. P1Y includes these protein-coding regions:
- a CDS encoding helix-turn-helix transcriptional regulator codes for the protein MAITKVERLMNLVICLLSTRQFVTAERIKDSVAGYGDSGSVEAFSRMFERDKNELRDLGVPLETGISVGNGGVEGYRINRDAYELPDIDLTREESAAVAVAVQLWESPELTSAAQSALVKLRAAGIQVDQDESAASVTAVPARTRGSEPALGALLAAIDAGRSVRFQHRGSTTDPFTTRTVEPWGVVTFRGRWYLVGHDVDREDTRTFRLSRIGDDVAAFGPAGSVRKPDEIDLQAIVERVAGTAEVNGSATVWVASDGATEIRRMGSVVEERVVGGRRGSVVRMPVRSWEWVTRLIAGHGSDALVLDPPELRADVVATLGAAVSEGVR